The DNA window agttttaatttcgAAGTGCAGGTTTGTGTGCTCACATTTTAATTCGATTTAAAAGAATTTGTAaccgtttttttattttaaatttttaataatttgagttCTTTGTATGACAGATATTAGGCGGTTTGAGATGAATTGGAACTCGAATATGGAGGTTCATTATACGAATACTAGCTATCCTTATAATTCTGCAGGAAGCTTTATGGAATATTTTGAAGGTCTTACTTATGAACATGTGAATTTCATTTTTGACGGTGCTTCGCATATTCAGGTACCTTATGTTCGCATTTTGTTTGATTAAGTGATCGGATAATTGAATTACGGATATTTCGTATTTGAGTTGCGTAATGATGGTTAGAAAGATCATTAGTGCCATTGAATGTTCGTACTTTTATTTGTAGGAAACTGTTTACCCTACTATGAATGCGAATTTCTACAAATTTGGGACGTCTCAGCCTGGAAGTGGTTCGTATTATGATCATAGTCATGCTTATGAGGTCCATGATCACAGACCACAAATCAATGACTATAGAAGGCATGTAGAGAATTCTTCGACAATGACTAATCCAGCAACTGCTGCAGTAAATGCAGAATGGGGAGGAAATGAGAATGTGTCTACTCAGAATGATCCCGTGGAATGTAAGTTGTGGGTTCGTATTGCTGTTAAATCTGTATAGGGAATGTCTGACTATCTTTGGTAAATGATAGTCTACATAACCTTCTGTGAATGGGCGGAGAGTTAAAGGGAATAAGATTGAGGGAGAGCAAATGTCTTGGAAGGAAAATTAATCAAGCTTATCACCATTGTTATCTCTCTTTTGCTCTGTTtcttaattaagtttttgaatATGTGGcgtctttaatttttctattttttgttttatttagaaGCTGATCGGTTTAGCGTTTAAGTAAACTTAAAGAAAATGCCAATGTatttattagtttgttttgCCAATGTTATTCTGTCTGTGATTGTGTCCTACCTGAAGAACAGTGTACTGCTATTTAAggatattttgtttttatcgCTTAAGTTTTAATCCAGTTACACATGGCATTAAAGCTTCGTGCAattgatatatatgttttcCACACTTGTAAATTTGGTTATGCTAGTTTCTTGTGGCTTAACATGTACCACATTCATTTGGGACCCGAGCAACTTTTTCCTTGTTTCTAACACCTTACCTCACTTTCAGGTCCTCGAAGACATCAGAATGCTCAAGATTTTCAGGTTTGTTACTGTTAGCTTTGTAATATGTATACCTAGAGGTGTGCACCAATCTGAACCAAAAAGGATATGCTCAGTtcacttattttaaatttttccgtTCTATTTGGTTTtcgattttgaaaaattcaaaaaaacatCCTTTCTATAACTTTTTACAAAATAACATTCGATCTTTAtgtgttaaaattgttaaatgtacgctataaatttatttagtttaaatttaatttttagttttaacattataattttttttttttaaaatttcttaaaagggaGGAATTGTTCTTGTATCTCGGAAaaccaaaaaaacaaattaaactgaaataaaTTTCCCCCCTCCAATTTGGTTCAGTTTCTACCAGTTTTGACAAATTTACttttgaaccgaaccaaaaacctATTTGACATCCGTATGTATACCAGATATACGCGGAAGATTCGCCTGGGCCAAGGTACAATTTCCCAGGTGATTAGGAGTGCAAGATAATTAATAAGGCTACTTTGTTTTAAAACTAAAAGCTAGAAAAATGAGCACAGAAACTAAAATATGATTCATTTTAATTGGCTCTTATGCATTTCTCATTTGCTGTGTATGCATCCGCAGACTCGGACGAATGCATTTACTCCTACCGAAACTACATTCCTTACACATTACATGCAGAGTACTTGCATAATTataaagataaatataaatgaGTAGGGAGTAGAATGCGGTACtatctatattaaaaaataaaaatgctaCATATTCTGATCTGCCTTACATTCCTCCAACAAAATTAATATTGCCATGGTTATCGACAAATTAATATTGCCATGGTTATCGACAAATTAATATATTCTATTAATTTATAACTTCGCAGGTCATTTGGCAAGACAATGTTGATCCTGACAGTATGAGTTATGAGGTTAGAGCATAGATCTCTACTTCTTAATCTTCTGTGGTTTTCTTGCAtttcaatattaatatttacaCTTATCTACTGAGGTGTGATAATATCCATAGTTTTGGATATTACTTGCCTGAAGGGATTAAAGGCATATCCACTTTGAGGTTCTTAGAGTCAGTGCTGTGGATTAATGTTTCtgtttataaatttgaaattgcaaaagtaTTCCAGCTTGTTGAGGTTCCATCAAGATGCTGCTCTAAGCAATCCTAATTCAGCTGCATAAAGAAGGTTACAAATGGTTTTTCCTAATTGAGTGAAAGTCTGATCATTTTCACCTAGATTACTTGTAGCTTTTGTCAAATTTACAAGGCCTAATTCTTAAGACATAATTTACTCAATTGTTATGCACATTTTGTGGCTTTCATGCATGTGGAATCTGTTATTTTAACTGAAATGGCTTGTTTGCAGTATTGTAGCTTGCTCATTAATTCTTAAGACATAATCGTCAAGGTCCAACTGGAAAAAAAGTATTGGCAACTAAAACACTTTGATGTAGATGGCTACTATTTATGCTCAATTGTTATGCACATTTAGTTACATTGACTTTCATACTGGTTTttactcaattttttttctgttcAGGAATTATTAGAATTAGGTGAGGCAGTTGGAACTCAAAGTCGTGGTCTTTCCCAAGAACTTATTTCTTTGCTTCCAGTCTCAAAGTATAAGTGCAGCTTCTTCTGTAGAAAGAAATCAAGAAAAGAAAGGTTAGTTTGGGGTCTTTAGGCTAGTGCGTGTGTATATATGGTATTGATTAAACTTTCATCTTACACATGGTATTTGATGGtttattttgtttgtaatttttacaTTCACCATGAAGAATTGGTTCATGAATTTCTTCATGTTAATATAAATTTCGAATCCACTAGAATATTGAAACCAGAATCTTGGTTTGCCTTTAGTCTGAGACCATAATATATTATCACCGCATCTAATTTTTTTGGAGCATTTTACATATTACCACTTTGCTcatcctttttctttttgttgcaCTTCAGGTGTGTGATTTGCCAAATGGAATATAAGCGAGGTGACAGGAGGATCATGCTTCCATGCAAACATGCCTATCATGTTGGTTGCGGAACTAGATGGCTTAGCATCAATAAGGtatgtcattttttatttcttttgtggAGAATGCATTTTGTGCCTGTGTTTTCAGCCTAAATCTTCAGACGCCTGATGATCTGTTTTATAATCAGGCCTGCCCCATATGTTATGTGGATGTGTTCAGTGATGCGTCAAAACATTAGGAAATAATTACTGGTGGACGTATAGAGGAAATCTGttttattgttttgattttggGTAATTTTCCCTGCATACGGAGTTGCTTGTTTCAGCTTCCCCTCTTCTGGTGTAGAAAAGAATCACTTAGCTTTTGTAATAAATTTAGTTACAGAGTTTATCCAATATTGATGTGTTTGGTTCCAGAGTGTTTCAACTTCTATGGctcatttttctttcttctttctttgtcatccaccttttttattttcaagtgATGCTCCGATGTGATTTATTAGACTCATTAATCAGCCAGCAGAAGGCTCATTATTCTGAAATGCGGCGGTGAACATACTTTCTGGATCCGGCTGAAATAAGATGTTTAATGCTTTAATTAGGTGCATTTTTTGCTAACTTCTTGCTTGTTTAGGTCTGGAAGTAATTTAGTGGTGAGCTATGTCTAAATGCTTACAAATTGAGATTGGGGAGTATAGATTAGTCATAGATGCCTGTCAGAGGTTAATTTCAATAATTACCTTGGCAGACCCAAAAAGTTTAACTTTGGTTTATTTTAGGATTAAATTTATTAAGGGTGCGATGGATGAGGAGTGCTAGCTTCTCCTGCTGTATATCAAATTTAACACTATCTCCCTGCTTGATTAAACCATAAGACAAAGATGTTGTGTTATCTCTGAACTCGTTGTCTTATTTTTGTACGAAAACTGTGAAAGCAAGGAAATGCATATACTTTTTAATGGCCAGACTCTGGTTTATATGCATTGTTTGAACACATGGAAACATAACATGATCACGAATGAAGTtgcataaagtttgtaaatcaTAATACTAGTTATCTTGGAAAATAAACACAATGTTTTATTTCTGACATTATTTTTAGATAATCAGAATACATTTATTTAGAAAATTTCATATGATTATTATTCTATACCCTTGCTAGTCATAAGAAATCTGTCCTGGCATTTATAACCAGTGGTTTCACGAAGATACTTAGAAAAATCTATTAAGCTTTGGTGGAGGTGGTGATTGTTTAGGAAATGGGAAAAGAAATGGCCAAAATGGAGTGCGTGGAGGAGGAGGTGGTGATTTTACGGGAAATGGCCAAAATGGAATGCgtggaggtggaggtggtgATTTTATGGGAAATGGCCAAAATGGAGTGCGTGGAGGAGGTGGTGATTTTATGGGAAATGGCCAAAATGGAAAGCGcggaggaggtggtggtggtCCTCTTATAGGAGGAGGTGGCGGTGGTGATAAAGGTGACCGTTTAGGCGGTAAAGATGGTGGCAATAATAACGACCCTTTTGGTGGTAGTAATGGTGGCGATGATAAAGGTGCATGTTTTGGCGATGTAGATGGTGGTGATTTAATTAGCGGGGAGATAAGAGGCGGTGAGGGTGATGATGGATGGTTTGGAGGTAAAACTGGTAAAGAATTTGGTGGTGATAATGATGGAGATTTTATTGGTGGTGATATCAGAGATGGTGGTGGTGATGATGGTGGTAATGTAGGAGATTTCGGCGGCGATAGTGGTGGTAATTGTAGCGGCGGAGCTGATAAAGGTACACGTTTTGGCGGTAAAAATGGTGATAATGTAGGAGATTTTGGTGGTGATGATGGTGGAGATTTTGGTGATGGTGACAGTGGGGATGACGACGGTGATGATAAAGGTGGACGTTTTGGTGGTAAAGATGGTGGTAATGAAGGAGATTTTGGTGGTGATGATGGTGGAGTTTTTGGTGGCGGTGATACTGGGGATGACGGCGGTGATGATAAAGATGGACGTTTTGGTGGTAAAGATGGTGGTAATGAAGGAGATTTTGGCGGTGATGATGGTGGAATTTTTGGTGGTGGTAATACTGGGGATGGCGGCGGTGATGATAAAGGTGCACGTTTTAGCGGTAGATATGGTGGTAATGTAGGAGATTTTGGCGGCGATGATTGTAGATATTTTGGTAGTGGTGATACCGGGGATGGTGGCGGTGATGATAAAGGTGCACGTTTTGGCGGTAAATTAGATGGTGGTAATGTAGGAGATTTTGGCGGTGATGATGGTGGAATTTTGGGCGGCGGTGATACCGGGGATGACGGTGATGGTGATAAAGGTGAACGTTTTAGTGGTAAAGACAGTGGAGATTTTGGTGGTGGTGATATTGGGGATGGCGATGGTGATGATAAAGGTGGACGTTTTGGCGGAAAAGACGGTAATACTGTAGGAGATTTTGGTGGTGTTGATATTGGGGATGGCGGCGGTGATAATAAAGGAGGACGTTTTGGCGGTAAAGATGGTGAAAGTATAGGAGATCTTGGCTGTGTCATTGGCGATGGTGGCGATGATGATAAAGGCGGACGCTTTGGCGGCAAAGATGGCGGTATTATAGGAGATTTTGGCGGTGATAATTGCGGAGGTGGAGGCGGAGACGGAGGCGGTCTTATTGTTAGAGATGACAATGAAAACCATCTCTTATCGTTAGGGGTTGTGGATGGTAGCAGTGGTGATTTACCTTGAGTATTTAATTGTTGACCATCAGATTCAGCTACTACAGTGATAGTTATGAAGCTGAagctgaaaatgataaaaacatataacaaaAGATGGTGCCCTGATATTGGCACCATCTTTGGGAAGCCCTTGCAATTGCTAGCAAAAGAAAGCAgcaataaaaagaaatattttgCAAGTGCTTAAACAATGAGAAATTGCACCAATTATATACTAGTTTAGCTTGCAAGATTGACGccctttgttttgttttgttttgccaTTAAATGCTTATCAAGTTGATTGTAGCATATTATAGGACGGGTCCTTCATTAAATTTCTCTCGTATCTTTAGGGAGGACACCTACTCAAGTGGCAATACCAAATTTCTATATTTGAGAATGGTTAATATAGAGAGTAAAAATCGATTTAATATTTCTAATCGAACAGAGCGAATTagtaattttaatcaaaaataatttatcaatatGAATTAAACTGACTAAATTAGTCTAGTAATTTGATTAaagcaataaaataattagtaaatttgaTTAACTAATCGTTTGAAAAAATTGTGTTAGCCAAACTAGActgatcaaattaattaaattaactaaaaaaattagctgAACTTGACCAAACAGttcaattaattttgtttaactaGACTATTTACTTATCTCCAAATattagtataaatttaaaaaaaaaattgaaaattcatgGCTGTGGTGTTATTGATTGATGAGATGATAcatattcttgataaatatacGTAAATGAGCCAAGTAAAACAATCCTCAATCCCCCTTATAGTATAAAAATTACTCCttccggttcataatatttgtgtCATTTGCCGTTGACATAAGAATtgcaaaaacaattaatatggctcaatttataaacatttttattaaattagccctatattgaaacttgtttacatttatgactattatttttatttgtattctttcaataaattaagagggagcaaatataaaaaaatagcaattaatgctcttCTGATATTCTAaagtgataaatattatggacccaacaaaattttcaaatacaataaatattatGGTCCTGAAAAAGTATTCAATTTAGAAAGGAAAATATGCTATTTTAAGAACATAATTGATACCAATATGAActctttttgtttgaaaataatCAACATGAAATTAGAGTGtattaattcataaattttgaGCCAATAAATGGgcgcaatttttttttttttgggtacaGGGTAcatgaggtgtcctgaacgggtctcaactatgagacgacacctttaaacctttcacattcagactaatccccattCGAGCCGGGTAGGTTAATTTCAATAATTACCTTAAGCATACCTAAAAAGTTTATCTCGGATTTATTTTAGGATTAAATTTATTAGGGATGCGTTAGATGAGGAGCGCCAACTTCTCCTACTGCAGATTGAATTTAACTGTATCTCCCTGCTGAAAAAACCACAAGCCAAAGATGTGTTATCTCTTAACCGTTGTCTTGTTTATCTACGAAGCATGTGAAAGCAAGGAAAtgtatgtattttttaatatgGTTTATATGCATTGTTTGAATACATGGAAACATAACATGATCACGAATAAACTtgcataaagtttgtaaatcaCAATACTTGGTAACTtgtaaaataaacataatattttatttctgtgatattattttaatacaaTCAGAATACATTAGtgcatttatttaaaatatttcatatgATTATTATTCTCTAGTCTTGCTAGTCATAAGTTAGGCCTTGTATTCATCACTAGTGGTTCCAATAAAATACTTAGAAATATCTATTAAGTTTTTGGTGGAGGTGGTGAATTATTAGGAAATGGAAAAGGAAATGGCCAAAATGGAGAGCGTGGAGGAGGAGGTGGTGTTGTTATTGGAAATGGCCAAAATGGAAAGCGTGGAGGAGGAGGCGGTGTTCTTATTGGAATTGGCAAAAATGGAGAGGGTGGAGGAGGGGGCGATGACGGTGGAGTTTTCAATGGTGGTGGTGGCATTGATGTAGGGGATTTTGGCGGTGATGTAGGAGATTTTGGCGGTGATGACAGTGGAGATTTCATTGGTGGTGATACTGGAGATGGTGAAGGTGATGATATAGGTGGACGTTTTGGCGGTAAAGAGGGTGGTAATGTAGGATATTTTGGGGGCGATGATGGTGGGGATTTTGGTGGCGGCGACACTGGGGAAGGTGGGGGTGACGATAAAGGTGGGCGTTTTGGCGGTAAAGATGGTGGTATTGTAGGGGACGTTGGTGGCGATGCTGGTGGGGATTTTGGTGGTGGTGACATTGGGGATGGTGGAGGTGATGACAAAGGTGCCCGTTTTGGCGGTAAATATGGTGGTATTGTAGGGGATTTTGGCGGCGATGATGGTGGGGATTTTGGTGGCGGCGACACTGGGGATGGTGGAGGTGATGACAAAGGTGCCCGTTTTGGTGGTAAATATGGTGGTATTGTAGGGGACTTTGGCGGCGATGATGGTGTGGATTTTGGTGGCTGCGACACTGGGGATGGTGAAGGTGATGACAAAGGTGCCCGTTTTGGCGGTAAGTATGGTGGTATTGTAGGGGACTTTGGCGGCGATGATGGTGGGGATTTTGGTGGCGGCGACACCGGGGATGGTGGAGGTGATGACAAAGGTGCGCGTTTTGGCGGTAAATATGGTGGTATTGTAGGGGACTTTGGCGGCGATGATGGTGGGGATTTTGGTGGCGGCGACATTGGGGATGGTGGAGGTGATGACAAAGGTGCCCGTTTCGGCGGTAAAGATGGTGGTATTGTAGGGGACTTTGGCGGCGATGGTGGTTGGGATTTTGGTGGCGGCGACACTGGGGATGGTGGAGGTGATGACAAAGGTAAGCGTTTCGGCGGTAAAGATGGTGGTATTGTAGGGGACTTTGGCGGCGATGGTGGTGGGGATTTTGGTGGCGGCGACACTGAGGATGGTGGAGGTGATGACAAAGGTGCCCGTTTTGGCGGTAAATATGGTGGTATTGTAGGGGACTTTGGCGGCGATGGTGGTGGGGATTTTGGTGGCGGCGACACTGGGGATGGTGGAGGTGATGACAAAGGTGCCCGTTTCGGCGGTAAAGATGGTGGTATTGTAGGGGACTTTGGCGGCGATGGTGGTGGGAATTTTGGTTGCGGCG is part of the Mercurialis annua linkage group LG3, ddMerAnnu1.2, whole genome shotgun sequence genome and encodes:
- the LOC126671854 gene encoding extensin-like — encoded protein: MVPISGHHLLLYVFIIFSFSFITITVVAESDGQQLNTQGKSPLLPSTTPNDKRWFSLSSLTIRPPPSPPPPPQLSPPKSPIIPPSLPPKRPPLSSSPPSPMTQPRSPILSPSLPPKRPPLLSPPPSPISTPPKSPTVLPSFPPKRPPLSSPSPSPISPPPKSPLSLPLKRSPLSPSPSSPVSPPPKIPPSSPPKSPTLPPSNLPPKRAPLSSPPPSPVSPLPKYLQSSPPKSPTLPPYLPLKRAPLSSPPPSPVLPPPKIPPSSPPKSPSLPPSLPPKRPSLSSPPSSPVSPPPKTPPSSPPKSPSLPPSLPPKRPPLSSPSSSPLSPSPKSPPSSPPKSPTLSPFLPPKRVPLSAPPLQLPPLSPPKSPTLPPSSPPPSLISPPIKSPSLSPPNSLPVLPPNHPSSPSPPLISPLIKSPPSTSPKHAPLSSPPLLPPKGSLLLPPSLPPKRSPLSPPPPPPIRGPPPPPPRFPFWPFPIKSPPPPRTPFWPFPIKSPPPPPRIPFWPFPVKSPPPPPRTPFWPFLFPFPKQSPPPPKLNRFF
- the LOC126671993 gene encoding uncharacterized protein LOC126671993, which codes for MVSILGHHLMLYVFIIFSFIVITVVAESDGRQLNTHGKSPLLPSTTPNDNRWFSLSSLTIRRSPPPPPRLRPPPPPPRLKPPPPPPRLKPPPPPPRLRPPPPPPRLRPPPPPPRLRPPPPPPRLRPPPPPPRLRPPPPPPRLRPPPPPPRLRPPPPPPRLRPPPPSPRLRLPPPPPRLRPPPPPPRLRPPPPLPKLRPPPPPAPKLPPSPPPKSPILPPSLPPKRTPSSSPLPPPESPILPPSLPPKRPPLSSPPPSPISPPPKYPPSSPPKSPTLPPSLPPKLPPLSSPPPSPVSPPPKYSPSSPPKRAPMPPPSSPVSPPPKSPPPSSPKSPTLPPSLPPKRAPLSSPPPSPVSPQPKFPPPSPPKSPTIPPSLPPKRAPLSSPPPSPVSPPPKSPPPSPPKSPTIPPYLPPKRAPLSSPPPSSVSPPPKSPPPSPPKSPTIPPSLPPKRLPLSSPPPSPVSPPPKSQPPSPPKSPTIPPSLPPKRAPLSSPPPSPMSPPPKSPPSSPPKSPTIPPYLPPKRAPLSSPPPSPVSPPPKSPPSSPPKSPTIPPYLPPKRAPLSSPSPSPVSQPPKSTPSSPPKSPTIPPYLPPKRAPLSSPPPSPVSPPPKSPPSSPPKSPTIPPYLPPKRAPLSSPPPSPMSPPPKSPPASPPTSPTIPPSLPPKRPPLSSPPPSPVSPPPKSPPSSPPKYPTLPPSLPPKRPPISSPSPSPVSPPMKSPLSSPPKSPTSPPKSPTSMPPPPLKTPPSSPPPPPSPFLPIPIRTPPPPPRFPFWPFPITTPPPPPRSPFWPFPFPFPNNSPPPPKT
- the LOC126671855 gene encoding E3 ubiquitin-protein ligase BIG BROTHER-like, encoding MNWNSNMEVHYTNTSYPYNSAGSFMEYFEGLTYEHVNFIFDGASHIQETVYPTMNANFYKFGTSQPGSGSYYDHSHAYEVHDHRPQINDYRRHVENSSTMTNPATAAVNAEWGGNENVSTQNDPVECPRRHQNAQDFQVIWQDNVDPDSMSYEELLELGEAVGTQSRGLSQELISLLPVSKYKCSFFCRKKSRKERCVICQMEYKRGDRRIMLPCKHAYHVGCGTRWLSINKACPICYVDVFSDASKH